A region from the Dendropsophus ebraccatus isolate aDenEbr1 chromosome 1, aDenEbr1.pat, whole genome shotgun sequence genome encodes:
- the LEP gene encoding leptin, translating into MQYILLSLCWLLWIRLPLCHGKAVRTDRIKANAKLLSDILITRIQGHPIQLNYPSSLKSTGLDFIPDEETFVSLDKMDETLEIFQNILSSIPMEDVDQMLSDIATLRKLLQDLDCTIDGAVREPRTTYSLEYFKKEHKKAAYTVEKVTLDRLEKTLDNVIKHLDYITGC; encoded by the exons ATGCAATATATTCTACTCTCTTTATGCTGGCTCCTCTGGATACGACTACCTCTGTGCCATGGGAAGGCAGTAAGAACAGATCGAATAAAGGCTAATGCAAAACTGCTCTCAGACATTTTAATTACAAGGATCCAAGGACATCCAATTCAG ctcAATTACCCCAGCAGTTTGAAAAGCACTGGCTTAGACTTTATTCCAGATGAAGAGACATTCGTAAGTCTGGATAAGATGGATGAAACTCTTGAAATATTTCAGAATATTCTTTCCAGTATCCCAATGGAAGATGTGGATCAAATGCTGAGTGATATTGCGACCCTTCGCAAACTGTTACAGGATCTTGACTGTACTATTGATGGAGCAGTCAGAGAACCGAGAACGACATACTCATTGGAGTACTTCAAGAAAGAGCATAAAAAGGCAGCATATACAGTGGAAAAGGTGACACTTGATCGTTTAGAGAAAACATTAGATAACGTTATCAAACATCTAGACTACATCACAGGCTGTTAA